The DNA region GGAGAGCTCAAGTTTGTCGTCGTTAACACCGTCCCTAAGGGTATAGTCCAGATAACCTACAACACCGAGGTCGAGGTTCTTCCGCAGGCAGTTGAGGTTCATGAGGAGGCAATCCCCGAGGTTACCTACGAGGACATAGGCGGTTTGAGCGATGCAATACAGAAGATCCGCGAGATGGTGGAGCTCCCGCTCAAGCACCCGGAGCTCTTTGAGAGGCTTGGCATTGAGCCGCCGAAGGGTGTTCTCCTTTATGGTCCTCCCGGAACGGGTAAGACGCTCTTAGCTAAGGCCGTTGCCAACGAGGCTAATGCTCACTTCATAGCCATCAACGGGCCCGAGATAATGAGCAAGTTCTATGGAGAGAGCGAGGAGAGGCTGAGGGAAGTCTTCAAGGAGGCCGAGGAGAACGCGCCAAGTATAATTTTCATCGATGAGATTGACAGCATCGCCCCCAAGAGGGAAGAAGTTGTCGGCGAGGTTGAGAAGAGGGTTGTTTCACAGCTCCTCACGTTGATGGACGGCCTGAAGAGCAGGGGCAAGGTCATAGTAATAGCCGCAACCAACAGGCCTGATGCGATCGATCCGGCGTTGAGGAGGCCCGGCAGGTTTGACAGGGAGATTGAAGTCGGAGTTCCCGACAAGCAGGGGAGGAAGGAGATACTCCAGATCCACACCAGGGGAATGCCCCTGGAGCCTTCCTTTGAGAAGGGGGAGGTGCTTAAGGTTCTCGACGAGGTTGGGAGCAGAGTGCTTGAGCCCGAAGTTCTGACGAGGCTGAAGCTCCAGGTGGAGAGGGCGGGAAGCAGTGAGGAAATAAAGAGCATCCTGCAGGAGTACGGTGAGATATATTCAGACGTTAAGGCGAGGCTCGTAGACAAAATGCTCGAAAGGATCGCCGAGAAGACTCATGGCTTTGTAGGTGCGGATTTGGCGGCCCTCGCAAGGGAGGCGGCGATGGTCGTTCTGAGAAGGCTCATTGGAGAGGGGAAGATAAGCCCGGAGCAGGAGAGAATACCGCCGGAAGTCCTTCAGGAGCTACGCGTCAGGGAGGAGGACTTCTATGAGGCGCTGAAGATGGTCGAGCCTTCGGCCCTCAGGGAGGTCCTCATTGAGGTTCCCAACGTCCGCTGGGACGACATTGGTGGCCTGGAGGAGGTAAAACAGCAGCTTAAGGAAGCGGTGGAGTGGCCACTGAAGTATCCACGGGCCTTTGAGCGGCTTGGCATTGAGCCACCGAAGGGAATCCTCCTCTACGGCCCGCCTGGAACCGGTAAGACGCTCTTAGCTAAGGCCGTTGCTACTGAGAGCGAGGCCAACTTCATAGCCATAAGGGGCCCGGAAGTGCTCAGCAAGTGGGTCGGTGAGACCGAAAAGAGGATCCGGGAGATCTTTAGAAAGGCCCGCCAGGCGGCACCGACGATAATATTCATTGATGAGATTGACGCAATAGCCCCGGCCAGGGGAAGCTACGAGGGAGGAAAATACCTCGACACCCTGATAAACCAGCTACTGACGGAGATGGACGGTATTGACAAGAACAGCGGCGTCGTCGTCATAGGAGCAACCAACAGGCCTGACATCATTGATCCGGCACTGCTGAGGCCGGGAAGGTTTGACAGGTTGATCCTCGTCCCGGCACCGGACGAGAAGGAGAGACTGGAGATACTCAAGGTTCACACCAGGAGGGTACCCCTGGCGGGAGACGTTGACCTGAAGGACATCGCAAAGAGGACCCAGGGCTACTCCGGCGCCGATTTAGAGGCTCTGGTAAGGGAAGCGGCATTGACTGCACTCAGACGGATGGTTAGCGGTAGCCCCGGTGCCGGGCCCGGCGAAGAGGAGTTCATAGAAAAGCTGACTGTTACCAGGAGAGACTTTGAGGAGGCCCTGAAGAGGGTCAAGCCGAGCATAACGCCCTACATGATAGAATACTACAACAACTTCGAGGAGAGCCGCAGGAAAGTCGTCGGTAAGACCGAGAGGTCTCCGGACTACTACACCTTCTGACCTCTTTCCTTTTCGAAAGGTTTAAATACCCCCTGCCCAAGGTAGGGTTGTCAGATTTTTCTGTTCTACAGATTACAAGGGGTGTCAGAGTTGAACGAAGGTTTAAGCGCTGCGAAAGGCACCACGACAGTTGGTTTGATATGCAGGGACGGGGTTATCCTGGCCGCTGACAAGAGGGCCACGATGGGAAACATGATAACGTCAAAGGAAGTCACAAAGATCTTCCAGATAGACGACCATCTGGCGATAGCGGGTGCAGGACTCGTTGGGGACATTCTGAGTATGGTCAGGCTCCTGAGGGCAGAGGCAAGGCTCTACAGGGCAAGAGTGGGCAGGGAGATGAGTGTTAAGGTTCTAACAACTCTAATCGCCAACATTCTCCACGGTGGCAGGGGCTACGGCTACTTTGCCTGGTTCCTCGTTGGCGGCTATGACACAGAGCCAAGGCTCTACTCCATAGACGCCGCGGGCGGCGTTACCGAGGAGAAGTATGTAGCCGCTGGTTCTGGAATGGAGTTTGCCCTCGCAATTCTGGAAAACGAGTTCTCAGAGGGGCTTTCCCTTGAGGATGGGATGAGGCTTGCGGCAAAGGCCGTTAACGCGGCCATCAAGAGGGACGTTTACACAGGGGAGGGAATCACCCTCGTGGTCGTAACAAAGGAAGGCTACCGCGAGCTTGGAGATGACGAAATAAAAACCCTTCTCGAGTGAGGTGATAGTGTTGATCAGGAGGGAAACGTACGTCGAGGACATACTGAAGGACATCAGGGCCGTCATCGAGCAGATGGTTCCCAAAGAGGCCAGGGTAACTGAGGTGGAGTTCGAAGGGCCTGAGCTCGTTATTTACGTAAAGAACCCCGAGGCCATAATGAAGGACGGAGACCTTATCAAGAATCTGGCAAAGGTGCTTAAAAAGAGGATAAGCGTCCGCCCGGATCCCGACATACTGCTCCCTCCGGAAAAGGCGGAGGAGATGATAAGGCAGATAGTCCCGCCGGAGGCAGAGATAACCAACATAAGCTTCGATCCATCGGTTGGGGAGGTCATAATAGAGGCCAGAAAACCCGGCCTCGTGATTGGAAAGAACGGCGAGACACTCAGGTTGATAACCCAGAAAGTCTACTGGGCCCCCAAGGCCGTCAGGACCCCACCAATTCAAAGCCAGACGATATACTCCGTCAGGCAGATACTCCAGTCCGAGGCCAAGGACAGGAGGAAGCTCCTCAGGCAGGTGGGCAGGAACATATACCGCAAGCCTGAATACAAGAGCAGGTGGATTAGAGTCACCGGCCTCGGCGGCTTCCGTGAGGTTGGACGGAGTGCCCTTCTCGTTCAGACCGACGAGAGCTACGTTTTGGTTGACTTCGGTGTGAACATTGCCTCACTTAAGGATCCCACCAAAGCGTATCCGCATTTCGACGCCCCGGAGTTCCGCTACGTCCTCGACGAGGGCCTCCTCGACGCTATAATCATAACCCACGCCCACCTTGACCACAGCGGCATGCTACCCTACCTCTTCCGCTACAATCTCTTTGATGGGCCCATCTACACGACTCCCCCCACCAGGGATCTGATGACCCTTCTCCAGCAGGATTTCATTGAGATCCAGCACATGAACGGCGTGGAGCCGCTCTACAGGCCGAGGGACATCAAGGATGTCATAAAGCACACCATAACCCTCGACTACGGCGAGGTCAGGGACATCGCTCCGGACATAAGGCTGACCTTCCACAACGCGGGCCACATCCTCGGTTCGGCCATAGTCCACCTCCACATAGGGAACGGCCTCCACAACATAGCGGTAACAGGTGATTTCAAGTTCATCCCGACGAGGCTTTTCGAGCCAGCGACAAGCAAGTTCCCGAGGCTGGAGACCCTCATCATGGAGTCTACCTACGGTGCGGGCAACGACTACCAGATGCCGAGGGAAGAGGCCGAAAAGAGGCTTATGGAGGTTATTCACCAGACCATCAAGCGCGGCGGCAAAGTCCTCATCCCCGCTATGGCCGTCGGAAGGGCCCAGGAGATAATGATGGTACTCGAGGAGTACGCCCGCGTTGGTAGCCTCGAAGTGCCGATATACCTCGACGGCATGATCTGGGAGGCAACGGCAATCCACACGGCTTATCCGGAGTACCTCAGCAAGAACCTCCGCGAGCAGATCTTCCACGAAGGCTACAACCCCTTCCTCAACCCGATCTTCAAGAGCGTGGCCAACGGCAGGGAGAGGCAGGACATCATAGACAGCGGCGAGCCTGCTATAATCATCGCGACCTCAGGCATGCTCGTGGGCGGCCCGAGCGTGGAGTACTTCAAGCAGCTTGCCCCCGATCCAAAGAACAGCATAATCCTCGTCAGCTACCAGTCAGAGGGAACCCTTGGAAGGCAGGTCCAGAGGGGTCTGAAGGAGATACCCCTCGTCGGCGAGGACGGTAGAACAGAGGTCA from Thermococcus zilligii AN1 includes:
- the psmB gene encoding archaeal proteasome endopeptidase complex subunit beta gives rise to the protein MNEGLSAAKGTTTVGLICRDGVILAADKRATMGNMITSKEVTKIFQIDDHLAIAGAGLVGDILSMVRLLRAEARLYRARVGREMSVKVLTTLIANILHGGRGYGYFAWFLVGGYDTEPRLYSIDAAGGVTEEKYVAAGSGMEFALAILENEFSEGLSLEDGMRLAAKAVNAAIKRDVYTGEGITLVVVTKEGYRELGDDEIKTLLE
- a CDS encoding CDC48 family AAA ATPase, which codes for MIFGHEESVDEIKLRVAEALKVDVGRGIVRFDRSYQKKLGVAAGDIVELVGSRSTAAIVANAHPDDRGLDIIRMDGYLRKNAGVSIGDYVTVRKAQVQEAKKVVLAPAQKGVLLQIPGDLVKQSLLGRPVVKGDIVVASSRGETGYYGGSPLDDLIRGIFESMPIAFGELKFVVVNTVPKGIVQITYNTEVEVLPQAVEVHEEAIPEVTYEDIGGLSDAIQKIREMVELPLKHPELFERLGIEPPKGVLLYGPPGTGKTLLAKAVANEANAHFIAINGPEIMSKFYGESEERLREVFKEAEENAPSIIFIDEIDSIAPKREEVVGEVEKRVVSQLLTLMDGLKSRGKVIVIAATNRPDAIDPALRRPGRFDREIEVGVPDKQGRKEILQIHTRGMPLEPSFEKGEVLKVLDEVGSRVLEPEVLTRLKLQVERAGSSEEIKSILQEYGEIYSDVKARLVDKMLERIAEKTHGFVGADLAALAREAAMVVLRRLIGEGKISPEQERIPPEVLQELRVREEDFYEALKMVEPSALREVLIEVPNVRWDDIGGLEEVKQQLKEAVEWPLKYPRAFERLGIEPPKGILLYGPPGTGKTLLAKAVATESEANFIAIRGPEVLSKWVGETEKRIREIFRKARQAAPTIIFIDEIDAIAPARGSYEGGKYLDTLINQLLTEMDGIDKNSGVVVIGATNRPDIIDPALLRPGRFDRLILVPAPDEKERLEILKVHTRRVPLAGDVDLKDIAKRTQGYSGADLEALVREAALTALRRMVSGSPGAGPGEEEFIEKLTVTRRDFEEALKRVKPSITPYMIEYYNNFEESRRKVVGKTERSPDYYTF
- a CDS encoding beta-CASP ribonuclease aCPSF1; its protein translation is MIRRETYVEDILKDIRAVIEQMVPKEARVTEVEFEGPELVIYVKNPEAIMKDGDLIKNLAKVLKKRISVRPDPDILLPPEKAEEMIRQIVPPEAEITNISFDPSVGEVIIEARKPGLVIGKNGETLRLITQKVYWAPKAVRTPPIQSQTIYSVRQILQSEAKDRRKLLRQVGRNIYRKPEYKSRWIRVTGLGGFREVGRSALLVQTDESYVLVDFGVNIASLKDPTKAYPHFDAPEFRYVLDEGLLDAIIITHAHLDHSGMLPYLFRYNLFDGPIYTTPPTRDLMTLLQQDFIEIQHMNGVEPLYRPRDIKDVIKHTITLDYGEVRDIAPDIRLTFHNAGHILGSAIVHLHIGNGLHNIAVTGDFKFIPTRLFEPATSKFPRLETLIMESTYGAGNDYQMPREEAEKRLMEVIHQTIKRGGKVLIPAMAVGRAQEIMMVLEEYARVGSLEVPIYLDGMIWEATAIHTAYPEYLSKNLREQIFHEGYNPFLNPIFKSVANGRERQDIIDSGEPAIIIATSGMLVGGPSVEYFKQLAPDPKNSIILVSYQSEGTLGRQVQRGLKEIPLVGEDGRTEVINVNMEVHTIEGFSGHADRGELMSYVAKLKPRPERIITVHGEAQKCLDLASSIHKKFGLPTRAPSNLDAIRLK